A genomic region of Gossypium hirsutum isolate 1008001.06 chromosome D01, Gossypium_hirsutum_v2.1, whole genome shotgun sequence contains the following coding sequences:
- the LOC107905292 gene encoding syntaxin-71, producing MTVIDILTRVDVICKKYDKYDVEKQRDQNISGDDAFARQYAAIEADIVSALQKAELVSKEKSKASAVAVNAEIRRTKARLLEEVPKLQRLAVKKVKGISTEEMTARSDLVLALPDRIQAIPDGTAAPKTGGWMSSAPSASRTEIKFDSDGRFDNEYFQESEQSSQFRQEYEMRRMKQDQGLDMISEGLDTLKNMAHDMNEELDRQVPLMDEIETKVDKAAGDLKNTNVRLKHTVTQLRSSRNFCIDIVLLCIVLGIAAYLYNVLKK from the exons atgactGTCATTGATATATTGACCCGAGTAGATGTGATCTGTAAGAAGTACGACAAATACGACGTCGAAAAGCAGCGAGACCAAAATATCTCCGGCGACGATGCCTTTGCTCGCCAATACGCTGCTATTGAAGCCGACATTGTATCCGCTCTTCAA AAAGCGGAGCTTGTTTCCAAGGAGAAAAGTAAGGCATCTGCTGTTGCGGTGAATGCTGAGATTCGTCGAACCAAGGCTCGATTGCTTGAGGAGGTCCCTAAACTGCAGAGGTTGGCTGTTAAGAAG GTTAAAGGGATTTCAACCGAAGAGATGACTGCTCGTAGTGATCTGGTCCTCGCATTGCCGGATAGGATTCAAGCTATACCTGATGGAACTGCTGCTCCTAAAACTGGAGGCTGGATGTCTTCAGCACCTTCAGCTTCTCGTACTGAAATTAAGTTTGACTCAG ATGGGCGATTTGATAATGAATACTTTCAAGAATCTGAGCAGTCAAGTCAATTCAGGCAGGAGTATGAAATGCGAAGAATGAAGCAG GACCAAGGTTTAGATATGATTTCAGAAGGTTTGGATACTTTAAAGAACATGGCTCATGATATGAATGAG GAATTGGATAGGCAAGTTCCtttgatggatgaaattgaaaccAAG GTGGATAAGGCAGCTGGTGACCTAAAGAATACCAATGTCAGACTTAAACACACTGTCACTCAG CTGAGATCCAGCCGAAATTTCTGCATCGATATTGTCTTATTATGCATAGTTTTGGGAATTGCTGCCTATTTATACAA TGTTTTGAAGAAATGA
- the LOC107905290 gene encoding probable DNA helicase MCM8 isoform X2, with amino-acid sequence MFGSHGERSIEKYGSINASNVGSIVPVYFTENEYSKDEEKLIFDLIRFFSASPGKDLADQVKDDCGAVSLSLDYQRFRRLCDIEEFYAKMEDKPKIALSCMSAAIHQVLLNNQDFYLEEGKKINIRLHNYPESMTVLKNLKAAYIDKLVSVRGTVVKASNVKPLVIKMNFACEKCATEIPRSFPDGKFSPPSACTIHGCKSRTFKPIRSSAQAIDFQKIRLQELLKSEDHEEGRVPRTVECELTEDLVDLCIPGDVATVTGIIRVINNYMDIGGGKSKGRNQGFYYLYIEAVSIKNSKSLSVTEDMEDSNSDARAKELVDLFSFSPRDLEFIVKFSKEHGSDVFRQILQSICPSIYGHELVKAGITLALFGGVRKHSMDRNKVPVRGDIHVIVVGDPGLGKSQLLQAAAAVSPRGAMVLADGGLCCIDEFDKMSAEHQALLEAMEQQCVSVAKAGLVASLSARTSVLAAANPVGGHYNRAKTVNENLKMSPALLSRFDLVFILLDKPDEQLDKQLSEHIMSLHAGYGESSPALKKPRIAKASQNVEAITMRVKGGSLVSRLRLDPKKDADFVPLPGALLRKYISYARTYVFPRMSKPAAEILQKFYLQLRDRNTSGDGTPITARQLESLVRLTQARARVDLREEITVQDAKDAVEIMKESLYDKYVDEHGFVDFGRSGGMSQQKEAKRFLSALNKQSELQQKDCFSISEIYSLADRIGLRVPDIDTFVDNLNSVGYLLKKGPKTYQVLSSSYSRSQPSRSRC; translated from the exons ATGTTTGGATCTCACGGGGAGAGATCAATTGAAAAATACGGTTCGATTAATGCAAGCAACGTTGGCTCTATCGTTCCCGTTTATTTCACCGAAAACGAGTACTCCAAGGACGAAGAAAAGCTTATTTTTGACCTCATTCGTTTCTTCTCCGCTTCTCCAGGGAAAGATCTTGCTGATCAG GTAAAGGATGACTGTGGTGCCGTTTCTTTGTCTCTTGATTACCAACGATTTCGAAGATTATGTGATATCGAAGAATTCTATGCCAAAATGGAAGATAAGCCTAAAATAGCTCTCTCATGCATGAGTGCCGCTATTCACCAG GTTTTATTAAACAACCAGGATTTCTACTTGGAGGAAGGAAAGAAGATAAATATTCGTCTGCACAACTACCCTGAATCCATGACTGTCTTGAAGAATTTAAAGGCAGCATATATCG ACAAGCTTGTATCTGTGCGGGGTACAGTGGTAAAAGCTAGCAATGTCAAGCCTCTTGTGATTAAAATGAATTTTGCCTGTGAAAAATGTGCAACCGAGATTCCTCGTTCATTTCCTGATGGAAAGTTTTCGCCACCATCAGCTTGTACTATACATGGCTGCAAGAGCAGAACATTCAAACCAATTCGATCCTCGGCTCAAGCGATAGATTTTCAGAAGATAAG GTTACAGGAGCTGCTGAAGTCTGAGGATCATGAAGAAGGTCGTGTCCCTCGAACAGTAGAATGTGAATTGACTGAAGATCTTGTTGATCTTTGCATCCCTGGAGATGTAGCAACAGTCACGGGAATTATAAGAGTTATCAACAATTACATGGATATTGGAGGAG GAAAATCAAAAGGCAGAAATCAAGGATTTTACTATCTGTACATAGAAGCAGTTTCTATAAAAAATTCTAAGTCGCTCTCTGTGACTGAGGATATGGAAGATTCCAATAGTGATGCTAGAGCAAAAGAGCTAGTTGATTTGTTCTCTTTCTCTCCAAGGGATTTGGAATTTATTGTGAAGTTTTCAAAAGAGCATGGTTCAGATGTCTTTCGCCAAATACTTCAATCCATATGTCCATCCATCTATGGACATGAGCTTGTTAAAG CTGGGATAACTTTGGCGTTGTTTGGTGGAGTACGAAAACATTCAATGGATCGGAATAAGGTCCCAGTCAGAGGAGACATCCATGTCATTGTTGTTG GTGATCCAGGTCTAGGGAAGAGCCAACTGCTGCAAGCAGCGGCTGCTGTTTCCCCACGTG GAGCCATGGTACTGGCAGATGGTGGACTATGCTGTATAGATGAGTTTGATAAAATGTCTGCTGAACATCAG GCTTTACTGGAAGCAATGGAACAACAGTGTGTTTCTGTTGCAAAAGCTGGACTGGTAGCAAGTTTATCTGCTCGAACATCTGTCTTAGCAGCAGCAAATCCTGTTGGTGGTCATTATAA CCGTGCGAAAACAGtcaatgaaaatttgaaaatgagtcCAGCTTTGCTctcaagatttgatttggtttTCATATTACTTGATAAACCTGATGAGCAGCTGGACAAGCAACTTTCGGAGCACATAATGTCA CTTCATGCAGGATATGGAGAAAGTTCACCAGCACTGAAAAAGCCACGTATAGCTAAag CATCACAAAACGTTGAAGCAATAACTATGAGAGTGAAAGGAGGTTCTTTAGTTTCTAGGCTGAGACTTGACCCCAAAAAGGATGCTGATTTTGTCCCATTGCCTGGTGCACTTCTTCGCAAATATATTTCTTATGCAAGAACATACGTCTTCCCCAG GATGTCCAAACCAGCAGCGGAAATCCTGCAAAAATTCTACTTACAACTAAGAGACCGCAATACATCTGGTGATGGCACGCCTATAACAGCGAGACAATTGGAGAGTCTGGTTAGACTAACACAAGCTCGAGCACGAGTGGATTTGAGAGAAGAAATAACAGTCCAAGATGCTAAG GATGCagttgaaataatgaaagaatCCCTGTACGATAAGTATGTTGATGAGCAtggatttgtggattttggtcgAAGTGGGGGAATGAGTCAACAAAAAGAAGCAAAGCGCTTTTTAAGTGCTTTAAACAAGCAATCAGAGTTGCAACAAAAAGATTGCTTCTCCATATCT GAAATCTATAGTTTGGCAGATAGAATTGGGTTAAGAGTTCCTGATATTGACACATTTGTGGATAACTTAAACAGTGTAGGTTATCTTCTTAAGAAAGGGCCAAAGACATACCAG GTGTTATCATCATCATATTCAAGAAGCCAACCATCAAGATCAAGATGCTAA
- the LOC107905290 gene encoding probable DNA helicase MCM8 isoform X1, translating into MFGSHGERSIEKYGSINASNVGSIVPVYFTENEYSKDEEKLIFDLIRFFSASPGKDLADQVKDDCGAVSLSLDYQRFRRLCDIEEFYAKMEDKPKIALSCMSAAIHQVLLNNQDFYLEEGKKINIRLHNYPESMTVLKNLKAAYIDKLVSVRGTVVKASNVKPLVIKMNFACEKCATEIPRSFPDGKFSPPSACTIHGCKSRTFKPIRSSAQAIDFQKIRLQELLKSEDHEEGRVPRTVECELTEDLVDLCIPGDVATVTGIIRVINNYMDIGGGKSKGRNQGFYYLYIEAVSIKNSKSLSVTEDMEDSNSDARAKELVDLFSFSPRDLEFIVKFSKEHGSDVFRQILQSICPSIYGHELVKAGITLALFGGVRKHSMDRNKVPVRGDIHVIVVGDPGLGKSQLLQAAAAVSPRGIYVCGNATTNAGLTVAVVKDTMTNDYAFEAGAMVLADGGLCCIDEFDKMSAEHQALLEAMEQQCVSVAKAGLVASLSARTSVLAAANPVGGHYNRAKTVNENLKMSPALLSRFDLVFILLDKPDEQLDKQLSEHIMSLHAGYGESSPALKKPRIAKASQNVEAITMRVKGGSLVSRLRLDPKKDADFVPLPGALLRKYISYARTYVFPRMSKPAAEILQKFYLQLRDRNTSGDGTPITARQLESLVRLTQARARVDLREEITVQDAKDAVEIMKESLYDKYVDEHGFVDFGRSGGMSQQKEAKRFLSALNKQSELQQKDCFSISEIYSLADRIGLRVPDIDTFVDNLNSVGYLLKKGPKTYQVLSSSYSRSQPSRSRC; encoded by the exons ATGTTTGGATCTCACGGGGAGAGATCAATTGAAAAATACGGTTCGATTAATGCAAGCAACGTTGGCTCTATCGTTCCCGTTTATTTCACCGAAAACGAGTACTCCAAGGACGAAGAAAAGCTTATTTTTGACCTCATTCGTTTCTTCTCCGCTTCTCCAGGGAAAGATCTTGCTGATCAG GTAAAGGATGACTGTGGTGCCGTTTCTTTGTCTCTTGATTACCAACGATTTCGAAGATTATGTGATATCGAAGAATTCTATGCCAAAATGGAAGATAAGCCTAAAATAGCTCTCTCATGCATGAGTGCCGCTATTCACCAG GTTTTATTAAACAACCAGGATTTCTACTTGGAGGAAGGAAAGAAGATAAATATTCGTCTGCACAACTACCCTGAATCCATGACTGTCTTGAAGAATTTAAAGGCAGCATATATCG ACAAGCTTGTATCTGTGCGGGGTACAGTGGTAAAAGCTAGCAATGTCAAGCCTCTTGTGATTAAAATGAATTTTGCCTGTGAAAAATGTGCAACCGAGATTCCTCGTTCATTTCCTGATGGAAAGTTTTCGCCACCATCAGCTTGTACTATACATGGCTGCAAGAGCAGAACATTCAAACCAATTCGATCCTCGGCTCAAGCGATAGATTTTCAGAAGATAAG GTTACAGGAGCTGCTGAAGTCTGAGGATCATGAAGAAGGTCGTGTCCCTCGAACAGTAGAATGTGAATTGACTGAAGATCTTGTTGATCTTTGCATCCCTGGAGATGTAGCAACAGTCACGGGAATTATAAGAGTTATCAACAATTACATGGATATTGGAGGAG GAAAATCAAAAGGCAGAAATCAAGGATTTTACTATCTGTACATAGAAGCAGTTTCTATAAAAAATTCTAAGTCGCTCTCTGTGACTGAGGATATGGAAGATTCCAATAGTGATGCTAGAGCAAAAGAGCTAGTTGATTTGTTCTCTTTCTCTCCAAGGGATTTGGAATTTATTGTGAAGTTTTCAAAAGAGCATGGTTCAGATGTCTTTCGCCAAATACTTCAATCCATATGTCCATCCATCTATGGACATGAGCTTGTTAAAG CTGGGATAACTTTGGCGTTGTTTGGTGGAGTACGAAAACATTCAATGGATCGGAATAAGGTCCCAGTCAGAGGAGACATCCATGTCATTGTTGTTG GTGATCCAGGTCTAGGGAAGAGCCAACTGCTGCAAGCAGCGGCTGCTGTTTCCCCACGTGGTATATATGTTTGTGGCAATGCCACCACTAATGCTGGTTTAACTGTAGCTGTAGTGAAGGACACTATGACAAATGACTATGCTTTTGAGGCTG GAGCCATGGTACTGGCAGATGGTGGACTATGCTGTATAGATGAGTTTGATAAAATGTCTGCTGAACATCAG GCTTTACTGGAAGCAATGGAACAACAGTGTGTTTCTGTTGCAAAAGCTGGACTGGTAGCAAGTTTATCTGCTCGAACATCTGTCTTAGCAGCAGCAAATCCTGTTGGTGGTCATTATAA CCGTGCGAAAACAGtcaatgaaaatttgaaaatgagtcCAGCTTTGCTctcaagatttgatttggtttTCATATTACTTGATAAACCTGATGAGCAGCTGGACAAGCAACTTTCGGAGCACATAATGTCA CTTCATGCAGGATATGGAGAAAGTTCACCAGCACTGAAAAAGCCACGTATAGCTAAag CATCACAAAACGTTGAAGCAATAACTATGAGAGTGAAAGGAGGTTCTTTAGTTTCTAGGCTGAGACTTGACCCCAAAAAGGATGCTGATTTTGTCCCATTGCCTGGTGCACTTCTTCGCAAATATATTTCTTATGCAAGAACATACGTCTTCCCCAG GATGTCCAAACCAGCAGCGGAAATCCTGCAAAAATTCTACTTACAACTAAGAGACCGCAATACATCTGGTGATGGCACGCCTATAACAGCGAGACAATTGGAGAGTCTGGTTAGACTAACACAAGCTCGAGCACGAGTGGATTTGAGAGAAGAAATAACAGTCCAAGATGCTAAG GATGCagttgaaataatgaaagaatCCCTGTACGATAAGTATGTTGATGAGCAtggatttgtggattttggtcgAAGTGGGGGAATGAGTCAACAAAAAGAAGCAAAGCGCTTTTTAAGTGCTTTAAACAAGCAATCAGAGTTGCAACAAAAAGATTGCTTCTCCATATCT GAAATCTATAGTTTGGCAGATAGAATTGGGTTAAGAGTTCCTGATATTGACACATTTGTGGATAACTTAAACAGTGTAGGTTATCTTCTTAAGAAAGGGCCAAAGACATACCAG GTGTTATCATCATCATATTCAAGAAGCCAACCATCAAGATCAAGATGCTAA
- the LOC107905289 gene encoding pentatricopeptide repeat-containing protein At5g14770, mitochondrial, whose product MIKYFTFSKKSLFLFHFHSRASTLSSTKHPSPLRLPKTPPCFSPKPLSNPIIPSTKTHLYASLFCTLIHLYLSCGRYSHAKETFFKMRKHGVIPVLTLWNHLIYSFNASGLVSEVMLLYSEMLACGVLPNIFTVNVLVHSVVKDGNLSFGLELLRSFGAKNIVDTVTYNTLIWGFCEQGLAYQGLGVLSEMVKKGITFDAISCNIIVKGFCRIGFVRYGEWVMDNLTTCGICKDVIGFNILIDGYCKIGDVNYAVELIHRMRSEGIVPDIISYNTLINGFCKKGDFFMAKSLINEILGSHRKKDFKILAGTDNRKEVDNGVVLEPDLITHTTLISAYCKQEALEEALSIYEEMVVNGILPDVVTYSSILNGFCKHGKLAEAKVLMMEMEKMGVDPNHFSYATLMDSIFKTGNSVDASALQSLMIVCGIVFDVVVYTTLMDGLFKAGKSKEAETIFITLLKNKMVPNTTTYSALIDGRCKLGDINGAESALEEMKEKDVVPNVVTYSSIVNCYIRKKMLDEAVNVMRKMVSENILPNEYIYAALIDGYFKAGKEMVALDLYSEMKLIGLKENNFILDSFLNNLKRSGRMWEAEELVKDMMSRGLSLDHVNYTSLMDGYFKEGKESAALTLAQEMTEKNIPFDVVAYNVLINGLLRLGKYDAQSVYARMRELDLSPDIITCNTMINAYCKKGKFEHALHLWDDMKSCGLMPNSITCNILIRGLCKAGEIHKALNVLNEMLSLGFSPTTAIHRFLLDASSRNGRADAIFQMHEHLLSMGLELNQAVFNTLITVLCRLGMTRKAVSVLEDMTGRGLSADRVTYNALIHGYCTGSHVDKAFATYSLMIAKGVTPNIVTYNLLLKGLSTSGLMKEADELFALMKEKGLNPNASTYDTLISGHGKIGSNRESIKVYCEMITKGFIPRTSTYNVLIDSFSRVGKMTQAQELLKEMQLRGSLPNSSTYDILISGWCDHSNQSELDRASKMSCLVEVKNLLLEMNGKQLVPSESTVFSISSTFAKIGKKFDARQFSKGLYKRNIV is encoded by the coding sequence ATGATAAAATATTTCACCTTCTCTAAAAAATCGCTCTTTCTCTTCCATTTTCACTCAAGAGCTTCCACTTTATCATCAACCAAACACCCTTCGCCCCTTAGACTCCCCAAAACCCCACCATGCTTTTCTCCAAAACCCCTTTCCAATCCAATAATCCCCTCAACCAAGACCCATCTTTACGCCTCACTTTTCTGCACTCTTATCCACCTATATTTAAGCTGTGGAAGATATTCACATGCCAAGGAGACATTTTTCAAGATGAGGAAACATGGTGTTATTCCCGTTTTAACCCTGTGGAATCACCTTATTTATAGTTTCAATGCATCTGGTTTGGTTTCTGAGGTAATGCTACTTTACTCTGAGATGCTAGCTTGTGGGGTTTTGCCTAATATTTTCACCGTAAATGTTTTGGTTCATTCTGTTGTCAAAGATGGTAATTTGAGCTTTGGCTTGGAACTGCTTAGAAGTTTTGGCGCCAAGAACATCGTCGATACTGTTACTTATAATActttgatttggggattttgtgAGCAAGGTTTAGCTTATCAAGGTTTAGGGGTTTTGTCTGAAATGGTCAAAAAAGGTATAACTTTTGATGCTATTTCTTGTAATATAATTGTTAAGGGATTTTGTAGAATTGGATTTGTTAGATACGGAGAGTGGGTTATGGATAATTTGACTACATGTGGGATCTGTAAGGATGTTATAGGGTTTAACATATTGATTGATGGATATTGTAAGATTGGAGATGTGAATTATGCAGTCGAATTGATCCACAGGATGAGAAGTGAAGGTATAGTTCCTGATATCATTAGTTATAATACTTTGATAAATGGATTTTGCAAAAAAGGTGATTTCTTTATGGCCAAAAGTTTAATCAATGAGATTTTGGGGTCTCATAGGAAGAAAGATTTTAAGATTTTGGCTGGTACTGATAATCGAAAGGAGGTAGATAATGGTGTGGTATTGGAGCCGGACCTTATTACACACACTACACTTATAAGTGCCTATTGTAAGCAAGAAGCTCTTGAGGAGGCACTTTCTATATATGAAGAAATGGTTGTGAATGGTATTTTGCCTGATGTCGTTACTTATAGTTCAATCTTAAATGGCTTCTGCAAGCATGGGAAGTTAGCTGAGGCAAAAGTGCTTATGATGGAGATGGAGAAGATGGGTGTGGATCCCAATCATTTCTCTTATGCTACTCTTATGGACTCGATCTTCAAAACTGGGAATTCTGTGGATGCTTCTGCCCTTCAAAGTCTAATGATTGTTTGTGGGATTGTCTTTGACGTTGTTGTGTACACTACACTGATGGATGGACTTTTTAAGGCTGGGAAGTCCAAAGAGGCGGAGACCAtttttattactcttttgaagaACAAAATGGTGCCTAACACGACCACCTATTCAGCATTGATTGATGGTCGTTGCAAGTTGGGAGACATAAATGGTGCAGAATCTGCATtagaagaaatgaaagaaaaagatgttgtCCCTAATGTCGTGACTTATTCTTCTATTGTAAACTGCTATATCAGGAAAAAAATGCTTGATGAAGCTGTTAATGTGATGCGGAAGATGGTAAGCGAAAATATCTTGCCAAACGAATATATTTATGCTGCACTAATTGATGGATATTTCAAGGCAGGTAAAGAAATGGTTGCTCTTGATCTCTATAGTGAAATGAAATTAATAGGGTTGAAGGAAAACAATTTTATACTCGATTCTTTCTTGAACAACTTGAAAAGATCTGGAAGGATGTGGGAAGCAGAGGAATTAGTTAAAGATATGATGTCTAGGGGATTGTCACTTGACCATGTAAATTATACATCTTTGATGGATGGCTATTTCAAAGAGGGAAAGGAGTCAGCTGCTCTTACCTTGGCCCAGGAAATGACAGAGAAGAATATTCCATTTGATGTTGTTGCATACAATGTCTTAATTAATGGTCTTTTGAGGCTTGGTAAATACGATGCACAATCTGTTTATGCTAGAATGAGAGAGTTGGATCTGTCTCCAGACATCATTACATGCAATACCATGATTAATGCATACTGCAAAAAGGGTAAGTTTGAACATGCGCTACACCTCTGGGATGACATGAAGAGTTGTGGGTTAATGCCAAATTCCATAACTTGTAACATTCTGATCCGAGGTCTTTGTAAAGCTGGTGAAATTCATAAAGCTCTAAATGTTTTGAATGAGATGCTGAGTTTAGGATTTTCACCTACCACAGCCATTCACAGATTTCTGCTTGATGCATCCTCAAGGAATGGAAGGGCTGATGCCATTTTTCAAATGCATGAACACCTTCTTTCCATGGGGCTTGAACTTAACCAGGCAGTTTTCAATACTCTCATCACTGTCTTATGCAGACTAGGGATGACGCGGAAAGCTGTTTCAGTTTTAGAAGATATGACAGGAAGAGGCTTGTCAGCTGACAGAGTAACTTACAATGCGCTTATACATGGATATTGCACAGGCAGCCATGTAGACAAGGCTTTTGCTACATATTCTCTGATGATAGCAAAAGGAGTTACACCAAATATTGTTACTTACAATCTTCTTCTGAAAGGTCTCTCGACTTCTGGTTTAATGAAAGAAGCAGATGAATTATTTGCCCTAATGAAAGAAAAAGGCTTGAACCCTAATGCGTCAACATATGATACGTTGATATCTGGGCATGGTAAGATTGGAAGTAATAGGGAATCTATAAAAGTTTATTGTGAAATGATTACCAAAGGATTTATTCCCAGAACTAGCACCTACAATGTGCTTATTGACAGTTTTTCTAGGGTAGGAAAAATGACCCAAGCTCAAGAGCTTCTTAAGGAGATGCAAT